A stretch of DNA from Triticum dicoccoides isolate Atlit2015 ecotype Zavitan chromosome 2A, WEW_v2.0, whole genome shotgun sequence:
AATAATCTTTTTCCGAAGGTATTACTCCCAATATTTTCTATACACTTCCACAAGTCTAATGTTCATGTTATTTTTATATTACAGAGTAGTGTTGCCTAGTTTCGTACCTCATGTTGGCATGGAATTCAGATGAGGTTTGGTCATTTTGGCTTACCTACAGTAGACAGAAAGGATTTGAAGCAAGAAAAAGGTATACAAACAAAAGGCTAAGAGATGGCAAGATTATATCATGTAGATTTGTTTGTGCAAATGAGGGTCTTCGATCAGAAGACAAAAGGGATTATTTAACAAAGTTCCCTCGGTTTCAATCATTTTAGAGAAATTGTAGTTTATGGTGCTGCACTCATGTATGATGAAACATTTGCGTCCTTCAAGTGGTTGTTTGAGGCCTTTCTAATAGCTCATAAAGGGAAGGGGCCTAAAACATTTTATACAGATCAAGATGTTGCAATGGAAAAGGCCGTTGGGGAAGTGTTTGCAGAAGCATGACATGGATTATGCACCTTTCACATTATGCCGAATGTTGTCAAACATCTACATTTAAGTTGCCGATCAGTTGCGTTCAATTCAGTTCTCTTCgattctacacacacacacacaaattgtTTGTTCTTTTCTGCATAGGCACAAGTAGtttactggaactatttttctgtcATAACAAACATTCAAGAAAGCATGAGCATTTGCCATTTAAGTCTGTTCAACTCTGCACATGTACAAGTACCATTCAAATCTGATCAATTCAGCAGAACTAGAGTAACAACAGAGCTTCTACAGCAGAACCACAACATAGTAGAACACTAGTTCAGTCACACAGAGCTTTTTTGTTGTTACTCTGAAGAAATTCGTACAGCAAGACCAAATGCAAGCAGCAATTGGACGGGGCAGCGGCTAGGTGGCGTCACACCCTGGACGGGGCAGGGGCTGGCTCCGCCTCCTCCACGGCTATCCTGCCGGAGCTGCTCGTCCCCGCGGCGAACGTAAGGTGAGGCGAGAGTATTTTTAGAAGCGAGACGAGAGCTCAAGCGAGCGATGAATCATGGCGTAGGATTGAGCCGCTTGGGCCGCTTGTGTTTGTGTGGGCACGAACGAAAGAGCGCTTTGGTAACATGACCCAGCCCGATCGGATATTACTGTTCAGGAGGGGCGAAAAGTAGAGCAGCAGAGCGGAGTGACCCAGCCCGATCCTCTGCCGCTTCCGTCGGCGCCGCCGGCTGCAGTTGGCATGGGTGAGGCGCTCGGGATCCTCCTGTATATACTAATGGTAGGTTTTTTGTTGTTGTGGTGGTATTCGGCCTTGTGCTGGTCTGGCGTGATGCCGATGGAGTGTTGGCCGCCGTCGCTCGCGCAGCGTTCGGTGGCTGTCGACCTCGTCTTCTGCTTCGTCTCCTTGGTGGAGGCAAAAGGGAGGCGGCGGATCCGACGCTAGCTCCCCCAATAAGCGCGTGGCTGCCTCAGTTCGAGCCGCTCTGGTGTTCTCCCGTCTTGCTTCTAGCCGTCATGGTGGCGGCAAGGGAAGAGGTGGGATGGCGCGGCGGGGCTCGAGTCTCTGGTGGGTGTTCTCGCTGGATCTGAGCTTCCAGCGAGATTGTCCGGCCCTGATCTGCTGGAGGGCCTCCAGCGTGCCGCCTGCTGCTGCTTCCATCGCGGTGATGGAGCGCTGGAGGTGGTCACAAGGGAAGCTGGATGTCGCTGATGGAGTTCGTGAGCTCACTCGGCGGTGGATTTGGAGAAATTGTGGCGCCCTTGCTGGTCGCTGCCCGGTTGATTCCGACAAGCCGCCGTATCCTCAGGTCGAAGGGCGACCATTTGCATTCCTCCCGGCCATGGAGCCAAAGGGGAGGCAGGACTGCTTCACGGTGGAGTCCATGGCATGGAGTCTGTTAAACACAAGGTTTTGGGAAACTGCACGACACCCGttaagggtgtggctatctcatatatatataaggggtacaccaaggtgtacgatacaatatacaagacatatacagaagctatatgtaaatacagtctaacaccctccctcaatcttaactatgcccTGAAGTACAAAGTATGTTAAGATTGCGCCTGCAGCCTACAAACTgaggttgtggaagaggcttcgtgaaaatgtcagcaagttgatctttggaggagatgaacttgatgtggagtagcttctgtgcaacacgttcccgtacaaaatgatagtcaacttctatgtgctttgtccgagcatgaaacactggattagatGAGAGATATGTAGctccaatgttatcacaccaaaggacaGGCGGCTGAATTTGAGGAACTCCCAACTCTCTCAATAAggactgtacccatatgatctcagctgtAGCATTTGCAACAGCTTTATATTCTGCTTCAGTGCTACTCCTGGACACTGTAGCTTGTTTGCGAGCAgcccaggcgatcaagttaggaccaaagaagacagcatgtccccccgtggatcgcctgtcatctggattaccagcccagtctgcatctgaaaaagttgaaagtgcaAAAGACGGCGCTGGCTGAAGAAGTAAACCATATGCTGCAGTGAGGCGTACATAACGAAGAATACGCTTCACCGCTGACCAGTGAGTAGTCCGAggagcatgaagaaactgacaaacACGATTGACTGCATATGAGATGTCAGGCCGAGTGATGGTCAGATACTGCAGACCACCAACAATACTACGATACTCAGTAGAGTCATCCGAAGTGAGAGGATCTCCATCAAATGCAGACAAACGATCAGTAGCAGACATAGGAGTCATGGCATGTTTACACTGTAGCATACCTGCCTTgcgcagcaaatccatggagtactTATGTTGGGTGAGTGTCAAACCAGCAGGAGAACGAGAGACTTCCAAGCCAAGGAAGTAATGCAACGTGCCTAAATCCTTCACCGCAAAATCACCACTCAAGGAGGAGATGAGACGATCAGCAGCAGCATCAGATGAGCTGATgagaataatatcatcaacatacaccagCAGATACATCGTCACCTCAGGCCGATGCAGAAGGAAGAGTGACGTATCAGCAGTGGAAGGAACAAAGCCCAGGGACCGAAGAATAGAGCCCAAcctggcatgccaggcacgaggagcctgcttcagcccATAGAGCGCCTTGACCAGACGGCACAGATGATGGGGGCGAGCAGAATCCACAAATCCTGGTGGctgacgcatgtaaacctcctcatccagaactccatgcaaaaaggcattctgaacatccagctgacgaagaaaccagccTCGAGTAACAGCCAAGGATAACAGAAGTCGGATAGTCGTTGGTTTGATCACCGGACTATATgtatcctcatagtcaagaccataccgTTGTTTGAACCCTTTCGCCACTAACCGTGCCTTATAGCGTTCAATAGAACCATCAGCATGCCTTTTAACTTTGAAGACCCACTTGGAGTCAATGACATTAACACCAGAGACCGGAGGAACAAGTTGCCATGTACCATTTGTCAATAACGCTTGAAACTCTCGTTCCATAGCCTGTCGCCAATGAGGGATCCCAAGGGCAGCCTGAAAATGACGCGGTTCAGCCGAAGGATCTTCCTTGAGATGAGCAATACAGGCTGCAAGCCACGCCACCGTCCCATCTTTGCGTTGCTTGGGACAGAAAATGCCAGACCTGCTGCGCGTGTGTGGCCTCTGAGCAGCAGCAGCCGGTCGTGACGGAACCAGAGAGACCGGCGAGGCATCAGACGACGAAGGCAGTGACGAGGCAGGGCCAGACGACGGCACAGAGGCAGGCGACACCAGCCCAGGCGATCCGGGCCCAGGCGAGGCTGGTCCAGGGGAAACCAGCCCGGGCGACTCCAGCCCAGGGGAGGCCGGCTGCTCCACGCCATCCACGGCCGACCCATTTGAGGCCAGCCCAGGTGAGTCGGGGGCGACACCTTGATGCCCAGGCGATTCCAGCCTGGGAAGAGCTGGTGCGGCAGCCGACCCCGGTCGTGCGGGTGAGGCCGGGGCTGCCGACCCCGGTCGCGCGGGAGGCATGCATGGCGCATGCATGGCACCAGGCACCAAGCCAGGTGCACCTGACGGCTCCTCCTGTTCATCCAGTAACTCAAGACGAGCTCCACGACCTGTACCTGCAGCATGATTAGGCAACAAcgcaggagagtatgcaacatcaacaAATTGAGCAGGCAGGGGAGAAGTGGTAGATGAAGATGGAACTGGAGGTGCAGGAGTGATGGAGAAAGACGAGAACGGGAATAcattctcatcaaacacaacatcacgcGAGATGTAGACACGGTTAGATGGAATGTGGAGACACTTGtaccctttatgaagagagctatacccAAGAAAAACACAAAGTTTGgatcgaaactcaagcttgcgcttattatatggacgaagatgaggCCAGCAAGCACAGCCAAAAtttttgagaaaggtataatccggAGACTCATTAAGCAACAGTTCAAGCGGTGTTTTCATTCCAAGGAGTCGTGTAGGAAGCCTATTTATGAGAAAACAGGCAGTGGAAAACGCATCACTCCAAAACCTAAAAGGTACCGATGCATGGGCAAGTAAAGTGAGACCagtttcaacaatgtgacgatgcttacgttcagccgtgccattctgctgatgtgtatgaggacaagacacgcgATGTGAAATTCCAAGCTTATTAAAAAAAGAATTGAGGTTGTGATACTCACCCCCCCCCCCAATCGGTCTGAACATGGATAATCTTATGCTTGAGAAGACGCTCAACATGAGCTTGAAATTGGAGGAACACATCAAACACGTCAGATTTACGCTTGATAAGGTAAAGCCATGTAAatcgactataagcatcaataaaactgacataataattatgaccactCACAGAAGTTTGGGCAtgcccccatacatcagaaaaaatAAGCTCAAGTGGAGTTTTAACGACATGACTCGAATCTGAAAACGAAAGTTGATGACTCTTGccttgctgacaggcatcacagactgtggcagcatctttaTTGGACACAATGGGAAGATTATGACTATGTAGGATACTACGAACTATGGGAGTTGCAGGATGACCAAGCCGTGCATGCCAATGAGTGGGCGAAACACGGACACCGCTGAACGCTCGAGGAGCAGATGGTGGATCAAGTGCATAAAGTCCATCACGCAGGCGACCTCTAAGCAGAACGTCCCTCGTGGCCCGATCcttgataaaaaaataaaaaggatgaAACTCAGTGAAAACATTGTTATCACGAGTAAGTTGTGGAACAGGCAATAAGCTACGAGTAGCAgaaggaactcgaagaacattatggagatgaagagatttttgtgtGCGAGTTAAGAGAGAGGCCTGAccaacatgtgatatgtgcatacctgctccattggcggtgtgaatCTGATCATGTCCACGGTACGGTTCTTGCATGGAAAGTTTGCCCATCTCGCCTGTCAGATGATTCGTAGCGCCCGTGTCCATGTACCAAGTTGGGTCGATGGAATAGGATGGAGTGTGGCCTGCTTGGCGAGCAGGCTCATGAGTGGCCAAGGCAGCCTGCTTCTCGTTGCCTTTGCCATTGTTGCCGATGCCgaggaagtcctgcttgaagcggcGATGACAGCGAGAGGCGATGTGACCTGGAATATTGCACAGCTGACAGGGGAGCTGAACGCCACATGAGGGGCAGCAGGCACACCGACCACCCCCGGTTGGAGGCATGGCAGCGGCGGCAGGTGGCCGCTGAGTCTGTGGAGCCGAAGGCACTGACTTGCCGCCGGTGGAGGACTTAAAGGGCTTCCCTTTGCCACACGCGGCAACATTGGCAGCAAGAAAACTCGGGTTAGAGCAGCGAGACTTGATGCGCTGTTCCGTGGCGAGGAGGCGGGCGTAGAGATCGCGAGGTTCAAGCGGAGTGTCACGACCATTGatattttcagcaaggttatcataGTCGTCGTCCAGTCCGTTCATGACGAAGGTGGTGAAGTCCTCCTTGCGAAGCGGCtggccaatggaggccaatgtatcATCGAGACGCGTCATCTTGTTGAAATAGTCGGTGATGCTGAGGTCAAGAAGCTTGGTCTCCCCCAGCTCCGTACGAATAGTGTGAGCGCGCGCATGCTGCTGAGAGGCGAAGCTCGTGTGCAGAGCAGACCACGCCTCCTGAGACGTGGCAGCGAAGAGAACTAAGGAGGACACCCCCTCGGTGAGTGATGACTGGATCGCGGAGAGGATGGCCTGATCCTGAGCTACCCATGCATGATACGCCGGGTGATGCGGTGGAGGACATGGCAGGGAACCGTCAACGTAGCCCTCCAGGTAGCGACTGCGGAGAAGCGGCAGCACCTGTGCACGCCATGACAGATAGTTGTCTGTCGTAAGCTTCACCGGGATGAGATGCGCGAAGTAGAACGGTGCAACTGCCGCGGCATGATCAGCCACGGGAGGCGACGTGTAGTAGGCCATGTGGGATGATCCAGCAGATGCACCAGGGCCCGACGTTGAGGACGGTGCAGCAGCTCCAGGGTAGGACGCGGCCATCGGAGGTGGATAGTATCCACCGTagggcagcggcggtggcggggcaCCGTAGGGCACAGTCGGTGCCCAGGCCGACCCGCTGTGAGCAGCGCCGTAGGACTGCGGGGCCGCAGCGACGTAGGGCGTCGTAGCCGCGGCCGCCGGATACGACGATCCGTACGGGGCGACGGCGTTGGTCGCAGCAGCCGCAGGAGAGGCCCCGTAGGGCCCTGCAGTCGACGGAGGAGGGGCCCCGTATGGCCCGGTGGTCGGCGGAGGAGGGGCCCCGTAGGGCGCCGATCCCATCCAGGGACCCGCCGGGTCGGGGTACGCAGCGCCCCAGGCCTGCGATGGCGCGATCGGGGAAGGAGGTAGCGGCGGATCGGACGAAGGCCCCGCCATCGAGGCCTGGCCGGAGTAGACCGAGGCCAGTGGGCGCGAAGAGAGGAAAGGCGACGCAGGCGCCGTGGCAGGAgccggcgcgacggcggcggcggatgtGGATGCggtcgcggcggcggcagcggaataCATTGAACCGGTTAGGGTTGATACCATGTTAAACACAAGGTTTTGGGAAACTGCACGACACCCGttaagggtgtggctatctcatatatataaggggtacaccaaggtgtacgatacaatatacaagacatatacagaagttatatgtaaatacagtctaacagagTCATGGAGGTCTCGCTGGCCCAAGTGGTGCCGTCCCCGGCGCCGGCGAGGCGGGTTCCAGCGGGGAGCAGAATCGGACTCGATCGCAATCTTCTTCCTTTGTTCGAGGTCTTTTTTGCAATTTGCAGGGTCTTGTTTGTAATTGTCCGTGTCTTTGGGGTCCTGTTGCTAAATGTACCCCATGCTTATCTAATGAATAACTGGGTCCTTCTGGACCCTACccttgttcaaaaaaaaaaaaaaagagcgctttGGTTGTACCCCACCAACGAATGTCGTTAGATCACCAACTTCCCTCTGCAGTAGATCGATCTGAGTCAGAGTCGTTCCCAAAATATCGTCCCGAAATGTGGCTGGGGATGCGTCCCCTCAGACGCCGTTAGGTTCTCGAGCTAGAGACAGGTGTCGCCAACTCAAACGGTGTCCCCCGAAGAATATCGGCGTTCCATCGGCCGGATGCAAACAGCGACCGTCAGTCAGACTTCCGTGAGTAGCCGCGATCGTCCCCTGACGAACGGAACGCATTAGTCCATGGTGAACCTCTGCTAAACCTGCGATGAATATGCGAGATTTCCCTAAGCAAACTCTGCACCGAGTTAAATGACCCAACCCTGTGAGGTGGCTGTCACAGTGCACCTATGAGGAGGCTATGACCCACGTTCCTTTCTGCACTCATGCCTCACGTCCGTCCTCTGATCGTACGTAGCACGGCTTTTCCTACAAGCCGCTCGATGCCTCGATCGATCGTAGTACGAGAGCACACCTACCAGTCGATTATCACGAACGTACCACAACAAGCAATTACACCGGTGCGTGATGCGCGACGTGACGCTAGCGTCTCCTCCGTTCGTACATGCACGCAAACCAGAGAAAGATCTCCCCACATGCCGCGAGTCCGCAACGTGACAACTGGGAGCTCAGAGCTCAGTGCCACCGCACAATTTCCCGGCCTTCAGTTCCCGCGAGATTTCGCTGTCCCCGTCCACCCGAAATCGAAGCCAAATCAAATTCCCGGTCGCCACGAGAGGCACTGCTCATCTCAGTGACCAACCGCAGAGCCTCTCTCGTCCACACGAAGCTCCAGCGTGCGCGCCCGTGCACGTCGCACCAATTTATACGCCGCTCGTTCCTCGCCGTCGCCTCTCCACTCCCATCTCTCATCATTTCCCAACCAGCAGCTGATCGGCGCACGTGCGATCAGCTGCACGAGGATCCAAGGCATGAGGATCCAGTGCGACGCGTGCGAgggcgcggcggcgacggtggtgtgctGCGCGGACGAGGCGGCGCTGTGCGCGCGCTGCGACGTGCAGATCCACGCCGCCAACAAGCTGGCCAGCAAGCACCAGCGCCTGCCGCTCGAggacgccgccgacgccgccggccTCCCGCGCTGCGACGTGTGCCAGGACAAGCCGGCCTTCGTCTTCTGCGTGGACGACAGGGCGCTCTTCTGCCGCGACTGCGACGACTCCATCCACGTCCAGGGCACGCTCTCCGCCAACCACCAGCGCTACATCGCCACCGGCATCCGCGTCAGCTTCAGCTCCGTCTGCAGCGCCCACGCCGAcacccacccgccgccgccgccgacctccaagCCCAAGGCGCCGCCGACCGTCGCCGTCCACAGGGCGGAGCCGGTCTCGGCCGCCGCGCAGGAGGTGCCGTCGTCGCCGTTCCTGCCGTCGTCCGGCTGGGCCGTCGAGGACCTCCTGCAGTTCTCTGACTACGAGTCTAACGATAAGGCAAGGGGCTAGGCAAACCACGTGTCTCCCTGCTATCTCCATGGATACATCTCACCGTGTCTCCATGTGTTTGCTGTAGCAGAAGGGTTCTCCGTCTCCTCTTGGGTTCAAGGAGCTGGAGTGGTTCGCCGACATCGACCTGTTCCACGAGTATGACGACCAGGCGCCGGCACCAAAGTGGGGCAGAACCGCGGCGGAGGTGCCCGAGCTCTTCGCCTCGCCGCAGCCGGCCAGCAACGCCGGCTTCTACAAGACAGCCGGAGCGCGCCAGAGCAAGAAGGCGAGGGTGGAGCtgcccgacgacgacgacgaggactaccTCCTCGTTCCTGATCTTGGATGAGATATCTGAACTGAATATATAGTTCGTATGTGTGATGCACTATGTAGTAAACTAATACGCGTGTGTGTATGTATGCAAACGGATTCTGCCATCTTTTTGTGCCGATCGCTTAGTTGCCGTGGAAAATACAGTATGAAATTGCAAGGCGATTCGAGGAAATACTTTCAGAAACGAGATGGGTTTATAAGTGTAATATACTGTGGAAAACATGTGCTGCTTTTAAGGTTTATATACTGTGGAAAATTCAACCACCCGTAGACAAGAGGCGATCATAATGCATAGGGAAGATCACCGTGCACAGCATGCTTGAACTACAGCCATACAGTACTGTAATCACCGTGCACAGCATGCTTGAACTACAGCCATACAGTACTGTAATCACCGTGCACAGCAGCCAGGGATAATGACTCTTCTACAACAATGAATGAACAAAAAGGAAATCAACAAGTACATAGGATGGCTACTGCTTAACACCAACTGACGAACCACATGTCGCCAAGCAAACAAAATCATGTAAGCACGCACCATAATTTGATTGCGATATTTCAGGTTACTAAGTATGCAACATCACATGAGTCGCTAGATTGCAGTAAGAAAATGAAGCCGCGAAAATGGTGGATGCTCTTCAGTAAGATCTTATGAATCAGCTCAGTGTTTGAGAGTCTGTGACCACTTACCAGTATTTCTCAGTTCTTTTTGGAAGATCCAAGTAAACTGCACATAATTGTTTGGCTAGAAAAGCTCAAGCAAATCGTATACAAATTAATTTGACTGTCACCTTTTCTTCAGCAATGAACTAGCTCTTAGGAATATTTTATCGATCTCATCAAGCTCGGAGATTTTCAGTTCTTTTGCGGGTGAATCTGCCTTGTCCGAGAGTGAAGCAATCTTCCGCAGATGCTCCAAAGATAGTCTCGCATGAAGCTTTTTGTTCCCCacgtatttttttgttttctttatttatttatttcttatTTTTATTCATATTCTtcggttttgttttgtttttcattttttttcttcgtTTCCGCATGGTTTTCACGATTTTTTGTGGGGTTTCATTTTTCTTCATTCATGAGGTGTTACTTTTGt
This window harbors:
- the LOC119355721 gene encoding B-box zinc finger protein 24-like, with product MRIQCDACEGAAATVVCCADEAALCARCDVQIHAANKLASKHQRLPLEDAADAAGLPRCDVCQDKPAFVFCVDDRALFCRDCDDSIHVQGTLSANHQRYIATGIRVSFSSVCSAHADTHPPPPPTSKPKAPPTVAVHRAEPVSAAAQEVPSSPFLPSSGWAVEDLLQFSDYESNDKKGSPSPLGFKELEWFADIDLFHEYDDQAPAPKWGRTAAEVPELFASPQPASNAGFYKTAGARQSKKARVELPDDDDEDYLLVPDLG